A single region of the Streptomyces sp. NBC_01262 genome encodes:
- a CDS encoding endonuclease/exonuclease/phosphatase family protein: protein MPLHRPSATRVASAAFIASAATAAVIVAPLPAAFATPSATAVIAEAYGGGGNSGATLTNDFVELANRSTSAYALDGYSIQYLPASASAGSLWQVTALTGSLAPGGNYLVSEGAGAGGTTALPTADATGSIAMAAASGTIALVKSTTALTCKTVADCTGDANVVDLLGYGTAVVREGTAAPAASNTTAVSRAASLADTDDNSADFTAGAPVATNSAGETASSGSGSGGSGGPTAPGAFRIHDIQGTTRVSPLKGQSVVGVPGIVTAVRTTGSKGYWIQDPTPDADPATSEGVFVYTGSAAPTVAVGDSVLVSGKVSEYYPSSTTQSVTEIGSPVSTTLSTGNTLPDAVVLDDSTIPGTYTPTNSGGSIDALTLQPTVYSQDFYESIEGERAQVTDARVVGATNEYGEMFVTAKPDENPTKRGGTIYGAYDQQNTGRIEIVAADGSTPTLNVGDELSGTTTGPVDYASYGGYLLAPSSATTGTAVDNGLKQEVTRKQRGKELALATYNVENLDPTDSDDKFARLAKGIVTNLASPDIVTLEEIQDDNGATDDGTVSAEATLTKFTDAIVAAGGPQYSWRYINPVNDEDGGEPGGNIRQVFLFNEHRVQFVDRASTGDASTTAVSVVKDRKGQAHLSASPGRIDPTSTAWSSSRKPLVGEFRFQGETIFVIANHFNSKGGDQPLHGRYQDPTRSSETQRKLQAEEENAFVDSLLAADPRAQIVAAGDLNDYEFSDAVKTLTDDGDVLTDLINTLPVSERYSYVYDGNSQTLDHLLTSPSITHYDYDVVHINSEFADQASDHDPQVVRIDVQNCGQKAYKHRR from the coding sequence GTGCCGCTTCACAGACCCAGCGCAACGCGCGTAGCCAGCGCCGCGTTCATAGCCTCGGCCGCCACCGCGGCGGTCATCGTGGCGCCGTTGCCCGCCGCCTTCGCCACCCCGTCGGCGACCGCCGTGATCGCGGAGGCGTACGGCGGCGGCGGGAACTCGGGCGCGACGCTGACCAATGACTTCGTCGAGCTGGCGAACCGCTCGACGAGCGCGTACGCCCTCGACGGCTACAGCATCCAGTACCTCCCGGCCTCCGCCTCCGCCGGCTCGCTCTGGCAGGTCACGGCGCTGACCGGCTCGCTCGCCCCCGGCGGCAACTACCTGGTCTCCGAAGGCGCGGGAGCCGGCGGCACCACCGCCCTGCCGACCGCCGACGCGACCGGCAGCATCGCCATGGCCGCCGCCAGCGGCACGATCGCCCTGGTCAAGTCGACCACCGCGCTGACCTGCAAGACGGTCGCCGACTGCACCGGGGACGCGAACGTCGTCGACCTCCTCGGCTACGGCACCGCCGTCGTCCGCGAGGGCACCGCCGCCCCGGCCGCCAGCAACACCACGGCCGTCTCCCGCGCGGCCTCGCTCGCCGACACCGACGACAACTCGGCCGACTTCACCGCCGGCGCCCCCGTCGCCACCAACAGTGCGGGCGAGACCGCGAGTTCCGGCTCCGGCAGCGGCGGCTCCGGCGGCCCGACCGCGCCCGGCGCCTTCCGGATCCACGACATCCAGGGCACCACCCGCGTCTCGCCGCTGAAGGGCCAGAGCGTCGTCGGCGTCCCCGGCATCGTCACCGCCGTGCGCACCACCGGCAGCAAGGGCTACTGGATCCAGGACCCCACCCCGGACGCCGACCCCGCCACCAGCGAGGGCGTGTTCGTCTACACCGGCTCCGCCGCCCCCACCGTCGCCGTCGGCGACTCGGTCCTGGTCAGCGGCAAGGTCTCGGAGTACTACCCGTCCTCCACCACCCAGTCGGTCACCGAGATCGGCAGCCCGGTCTCCACCACCCTGTCCACCGGCAACACCCTCCCGGACGCGGTCGTCCTCGACGACTCGACGATCCCGGGCACGTACACCCCGACCAACAGCGGCGGCAGCATCGACGCCCTGACCCTCCAGCCGACCGTCTACTCCCAGGACTTCTACGAGTCCATCGAGGGCGAGCGCGCCCAGGTCACCGACGCCCGCGTGGTCGGCGCGACCAACGAGTACGGCGAGATGTTCGTCACCGCCAAGCCCGACGAGAACCCCACCAAGCGCGGCGGCACCATCTACGGCGCCTACGACCAGCAGAACACCGGCCGCATCGAGATCGTCGCCGCCGACGGCTCCACCCCGACCCTCAACGTCGGCGACGAGCTGTCCGGCACCACCACCGGCCCGGTCGACTACGCCTCCTACGGCGGCTACCTCCTCGCCCCGTCCTCCGCCACCACCGGCACGGCCGTCGACAACGGCCTCAAGCAGGAGGTCACGCGCAAGCAGCGCGGCAAGGAGCTGGCGCTCGCCACGTACAACGTCGAGAACCTCGACCCGACCGACAGCGACGACAAGTTCGCGCGGCTGGCCAAGGGCATCGTCACCAACCTCGCCTCGCCCGACATCGTCACCCTGGAGGAGATCCAGGACGACAACGGCGCCACCGACGACGGCACCGTCTCCGCCGAGGCGACCCTGACCAAGTTCACCGACGCCATCGTCGCGGCCGGCGGCCCCCAGTACTCCTGGCGCTACATCAACCCGGTCAACGACGAGGACGGCGGCGAGCCCGGCGGCAACATCCGTCAGGTCTTCCTCTTCAACGAGCACCGCGTCCAGTTTGTCGACCGCGCCTCCACCGGTGACGCCTCCACCACGGCCGTCTCCGTCGTCAAGGACCGCAAGGGCCAGGCCCACCTCTCCGCCTCGCCCGGCCGCATCGACCCGACCAGCACCGCCTGGTCCAGCAGCCGCAAGCCCCTCGTCGGCGAGTTCAGGTTCCAGGGCGAGACGATCTTCGTCATCGCCAACCACTTCAACTCCAAGGGCGGCGACCAGCCCCTGCACGGCCGCTACCAGGACCCGACCCGCTCCTCGGAGACCCAGCGCAAGCTCCAGGCCGAGGAGGAGAACGCCTTCGTCGACTCCCTGCTCGCCGCCGACCCCAGGGCCCAGATCGTGGCCGCCGGCGACCTCAACGACTACGAGTTCTCCGACGCCGTCAAGACCCTCACCGACGACGGTGACGTCCTCACCGACCTCATCAACACCCTCCCGGTGAGCGAGCGTTACAGCTACGTCTACGACGGCAACAGCCAGACGCTCGACCACCTCCTGACCAGCCCGTCCATCACCCACTACGACTACGACGTGGTCCACATCAACTCCGAGTTCGCCGACCAGGCGAGCGACCACGACCCGCAGGTCGTCCG
- a CDS encoding zinc-binding dehydrogenase, with protein MRIVEAVRFGEPDVLVAREAADLAAGPGEAVVGVAVADVIYVETQIRSGWGREFFTVEPPYVPGGAFTGHVLSVGAGVDPAWVGRRVAARTNAAGGGYAEQAVVAADALIAVQEELGLPEATAVLTDGPTALGLLDALPVRPGERVLILAAAGGMGTLLVQLAHAAGAHVIGAARGKAKLDLVRELGADAAVDYSLPDWTDPLGTVDLVLDGAGGSVGRAAFAITAPGGRFSAHGAPSGGFAPIEAAEAEARGVTLRGIADLQFPPEVVRQLAERALAGAAAGRFRPVIGRMFPLERAAQAHAAIEAREVLGKALLEIRPAATVH; from the coding sequence ATGCGAATAGTCGAAGCGGTGCGGTTCGGAGAGCCTGACGTACTCGTCGCCCGGGAGGCGGCGGACCTGGCGGCGGGGCCGGGAGAGGCCGTGGTCGGGGTGGCGGTCGCGGATGTGATCTACGTGGAGACGCAGATCCGCAGCGGGTGGGGCCGCGAGTTCTTCACGGTGGAGCCGCCGTACGTGCCGGGCGGGGCCTTCACCGGGCATGTGCTGTCAGTGGGGGCGGGCGTGGACCCGGCCTGGGTCGGGCGACGCGTCGCCGCGCGCACCAACGCGGCGGGCGGGGGCTACGCCGAGCAGGCGGTCGTCGCCGCCGACGCCCTGATCGCGGTGCAGGAGGAACTCGGACTGCCGGAGGCGACGGCGGTGCTGACGGACGGTCCGACGGCGCTCGGCCTCCTCGACGCCCTGCCCGTCCGGCCCGGCGAGCGGGTGCTGATCCTCGCGGCGGCCGGCGGCATGGGGACCCTGCTGGTCCAGCTCGCCCATGCCGCCGGGGCCCATGTCATCGGCGCCGCGCGCGGCAAGGCCAAGCTCGACCTGGTCCGCGAACTGGGCGCCGACGCCGCCGTCGACTACTCCCTGCCGGACTGGACGGACCCGCTGGGCACCGTCGACCTAGTCCTGGACGGCGCCGGCGGTTCCGTGGGCCGCGCCGCCTTCGCCATCACCGCGCCGGGCGGCCGCTTCTCCGCCCACGGCGCCCCCAGCGGCGGCTTCGCGCCGATCGAGGCGGCGGAGGCGGAAGCCCGGGGGGTGACCCTGCGCGGCATCGCCGACCTGCAGTTCCCGCCGGAGGTGGTGCGTCAGCTTGCCGAGCGGGCTCTGGCCGGGGCGGCTGCGGGCCGGTTCCGGCCGGTCATCGGGCGGATGTTCCCGCTGGAGCGGGCCGCGCAGGCCCATGCGGCGATCGAAGCGCGGGAGGTGCTCGGCAAGGCTCTGCTCGAAATACGGCCCGCGGCGACGGTCCACTGA
- a CDS encoding SigE family RNA polymerase sigma factor — protein sequence MTHADSDGFQDFAANRAGHLFRSACLLTSGDTHFAEDLVQETLGRMYLTWRRISAIDNPAGYAQTVLVRTFLSHQRRRSSGERPTGEIPDAPSAAEAAGDPALRLALLDALGRLPAKDRAVVVLRYWEDRSVEETAEAMRASSSAVRTRSVRALAKLRELLGGSLSELIR from the coding sequence ATGACACACGCGGACTCGGACGGATTCCAGGACTTCGCGGCCAACCGCGCGGGCCACCTATTCCGTTCCGCGTGCCTGCTCACCAGCGGGGACACGCACTTCGCCGAGGATCTCGTGCAGGAGACCCTCGGCCGGATGTACCTGACCTGGCGGCGGATCTCGGCCATCGACAACCCCGCCGGCTACGCCCAGACCGTGCTCGTACGCACGTTTCTCAGTCACCAGCGCCGCCGCAGCAGCGGCGAGCGGCCCACCGGCGAAATCCCCGACGCGCCGAGCGCCGCGGAGGCCGCCGGGGATCCGGCGCTGCGGCTCGCGCTGCTCGACGCGCTCGGGCGGCTGCCGGCCAAGGACCGGGCGGTGGTGGTGCTGCGCTACTGGGAGGACCGCAGCGTCGAGGAGACCGCCGAGGCGATGCGCGCCAGCTCCAGCGCGGTACGCACCCGCAGCGTGCGGGCGCTCGCCAAGCTGCGCGAGCTGCTGGGCGGCAGCCTCTCCGAACTCATCCGCTGA
- a CDS encoding M4 family metallopeptidase, giving the protein MQALSPHTTRTPRTPHTPHTPRRTAAAALLALSALLLATGAQTGTADAQPGRTIAKPRAGAAQVTLTPAKRAALLQQASDSLAATADTLKLGDDEKLIVKDVTKDADGTVHTRYARSLSGLPVLGGDLVVHLHPGGTQTVTWATVAPLTVPTTQATAKAPAAPKDTRAKGAPRLVVWAATGRPTLAWESVATGAQPDGTPSELHIITDARTGKKLSQFDAVETGTGNSQYSGTVTIGSTLSGSAYELTDATRGGHKTYDLNQGSSGTGTLYTDADDTWGNGTTSDRQTAGVDAAYGAQETWDFYQDTFGRNGIRNDGVGAYSRVHYGSSYVNAFWSDSCFCMTYGDGSGNAKPLTALDVAAHEMTHGVTAATAALNYSGESGGLNEATSDIMAAAVEFYANNPKDVPDYTVGELIDINGNGTPLRYMDKPSKDGASRDYWSSSLGSVDVHYSSGPANHFFYLLSEGSGAKTINGVSYDSPTYDGLPVPGIGIGNAAKIWYRALTTYMTSTTKYAGARTATLQAAADLFGADSATYETVANTWAAINVGSRIVHGTSVTNPGAQAGVTELAASLQIQATTTNTGSALTYAATGLPDGLSIDPDTGLISGTPTTAGSFTVSVTVTDATGSAATISFTWLVNATGASVWENPGDVDIPDAGAAVESPITVAGRDGNAPSTLQVYVKIVHTYRGDLVIDLVAPDGTAYRLKSSTSADGTDNVDTTYTVDASSETANGTWKLRVQDVLSLDSGYIDTWKLTF; this is encoded by the coding sequence GTGCAAGCCTTATCCCCCCACACCACCCGCACGCCCCGCACCCCCCACACCCCCCACACCCCTCGCCGCACCGCGGCCGCCGCCCTGCTCGCACTCTCCGCACTGCTGCTCGCCACCGGCGCGCAGACGGGGACCGCCGACGCACAGCCCGGCAGGACCATCGCCAAGCCGAGGGCCGGCGCGGCCCAGGTGACGCTGACCCCCGCCAAGCGTGCCGCTCTCCTCCAGCAGGCCTCGGACTCCCTGGCCGCCACCGCCGACACCCTGAAGCTCGGGGACGACGAGAAGCTGATCGTCAAGGACGTCACCAAGGACGCCGACGGCACCGTCCACACCCGCTACGCCCGCTCACTGTCCGGACTTCCGGTCCTGGGCGGCGATCTGGTCGTCCACCTGCACCCCGGCGGCACGCAGACCGTCACCTGGGCCACCGTCGCCCCGCTGACCGTGCCCACCACGCAGGCCACGGCGAAGGCCCCGGCCGCCCCCAAGGACACCAGGGCCAAGGGCGCCCCCCGCCTGGTCGTCTGGGCCGCGACCGGCCGGCCGACGCTGGCCTGGGAGTCGGTGGCCACGGGCGCCCAGCCCGACGGCACCCCCAGCGAGCTGCACATCATCACCGACGCCCGTACCGGCAAGAAGCTGTCCCAGTTCGACGCCGTCGAGACCGGCACCGGCAACAGCCAGTACAGCGGCACCGTCACCATCGGCTCCACCCTGTCCGGCAGCGCGTACGAGCTGACCGACGCCACCCGCGGCGGCCACAAGACGTACGACCTCAACCAGGGCTCCTCCGGCACCGGCACCCTCTACACCGACGCGGACGACACCTGGGGCAACGGCACCACGAGCGACCGCCAGACCGCCGGCGTCGACGCCGCCTACGGCGCCCAGGAGACCTGGGACTTCTACCAGGACACCTTCGGCCGCAACGGCATACGCAACGACGGAGTCGGCGCCTACTCCCGCGTCCACTACGGCAGTTCGTACGTCAACGCCTTCTGGTCCGACTCCTGCTTCTGCATGACGTACGGAGACGGCTCCGGCAACGCCAAGCCGCTCACCGCCCTCGACGTCGCCGCCCACGAGATGACCCACGGCGTGACCGCCGCCACCGCCGCCCTCAACTACAGCGGCGAGTCCGGCGGCCTGAACGAGGCGACCAGCGACATCATGGCCGCCGCCGTCGAGTTCTACGCGAACAACCCCAAGGACGTCCCCGACTACACCGTCGGCGAGCTCATCGACATCAACGGCAACGGCACCCCGCTGCGCTACATGGACAAGCCCTCCAAGGACGGCGCCTCCCGCGACTACTGGTCCTCCAGCCTCGGCAGCGTCGACGTCCACTACTCCTCCGGCCCGGCCAACCACTTCTTCTACCTGCTCTCCGAGGGCAGCGGCGCCAAGACCATCAACGGCGTCTCCTACGACAGCCCCACCTACGACGGCCTGCCCGTCCCCGGCATCGGCATCGGCAACGCCGCCAAGATCTGGTACCGGGCGCTGACCACCTACATGACCTCGACGACCAAGTACGCGGGCGCGCGCACCGCCACGCTCCAGGCCGCCGCCGACCTCTTCGGCGCCGACAGCGCCACCTACGAGACCGTCGCCAACACCTGGGCCGCCATCAACGTCGGCAGCCGCATCGTCCACGGCACCTCGGTCACCAACCCCGGCGCCCAGGCCGGCGTCACCGAACTGGCCGCGAGCCTGCAGATCCAGGCCACCACCACCAACACCGGCTCCGCCCTCACCTACGCCGCCACCGGCCTCCCCGACGGCCTGTCCATCGACCCCGACACCGGCCTGATCTCCGGCACCCCGACCACCGCCGGCTCCTTCACCGTCAGCGTCACGGTGACCGACGCCACCGGCAGCGCCGCCACCATCTCCTTCACCTGGCTCGTCAACGCCACCGGCGCCTCCGTCTGGGAGAACCCGGGCGACGTCGACATCCCCGACGCGGGCGCCGCCGTCGAGTCCCCGATCACCGTCGCGGGCCGGGACGGCAACGCGCCGAGCACCCTCCAGGTGTACGTCAAGATCGTCCACACCTACCGCGGCGACCTGGTCATCGACCTCGTCGCCCCGGACGGCACCGCCTACCGGCTGAAGTCCTCCACCAGCGCCGACGGGACGGACAACGTCGACACGACGTACACGGTCGACGCGTCCAGCGAGACCGCGAACGGCACCTGGAAGCTGCGCGTCCAGGACGTCCTCAGCCTGGACTCCGGCTACATCGACACCTGGAAGCTGACCTTCTGA
- a CDS encoding class I SAM-dependent methyltransferase — protein sequence MTNGTSGTDYEGIEPPDRSGQAEAFDVIGDRYDEAFPHKEGQVSAGEWLIGTLPAGSRVLDLGCGTGLPTALQLADAGFQVTGVDLSGGMVELARKNVPAATFRQLDIADLRPGGPADLGRFDAVAAFFALLMLPRAEIPVALRTIHSLLSPGGLFILSMVEADVDDFAIPFLGNTIRVSGYLRDDLHKIIDEGGFDIVKESSYTYAPEVTDVPPEEQLFFCCRRRD from the coding sequence GTGACCAACGGGACCAGCGGGACCGATTACGAGGGCATAGAGCCGCCCGACCGCAGCGGTCAGGCCGAGGCCTTCGACGTCATCGGCGACCGCTACGACGAGGCCTTCCCGCACAAGGAAGGCCAGGTCTCCGCCGGTGAATGGCTGATCGGGACGCTGCCGGCCGGATCCCGTGTCCTGGACCTGGGCTGCGGCACCGGGCTGCCGACCGCCCTCCAGCTCGCGGACGCCGGGTTTCAGGTCACCGGCGTCGATCTGTCCGGCGGTATGGTGGAACTCGCCAGGAAGAACGTCCCCGCCGCGACTTTTCGCCAGTTGGACATCGCGGACCTGCGGCCCGGCGGCCCGGCAGATCTGGGCCGGTTCGACGCGGTCGCGGCCTTCTTCGCCCTGCTGATGCTTCCCCGAGCCGAGATCCCCGTTGCCCTGCGGACGATCCACAGTCTGCTCTCCCCCGGCGGCCTGTTCATCCTGTCGATGGTCGAGGCCGACGTGGACGACTTCGCGATCCCGTTCCTGGGCAACACCATCCGGGTGTCCGGCTATCTACGGGACGACCTGCACAAGATCATCGACGAGGGGGGCTTCGACATCGTCAAGGAGTCCTCGTACACCTACGCCCCGGAGGTCACCGACGTGCCGCCCGAGGAGCAGCTCTTCTTCTGCTGCAGGCGACGCGACTGA
- a CDS encoding GNAT family N-acetyltransferase translates to MTNVRIDPWQDTDWFLDLQRRINAPEMMTHLGGPETDEQVIARHKRYAGIAEKGTGRMFGVVALPEGEAAGGIGYWETELRGEQIYETGWSVLPEYQGRGIAVAAGEAVIASAAAERKHRYLHAFPKVTNPASNAICRKLGFELLEEMDFEYPKGHPIRCNNWRFELFRP, encoded by the coding sequence ATGACGAACGTACGGATCGACCCCTGGCAGGACACGGACTGGTTCCTGGACCTCCAGCGGCGGATCAACGCGCCGGAGATGATGACGCACCTCGGCGGCCCGGAGACCGACGAGCAGGTCATCGCCCGCCACAAGCGGTACGCGGGGATCGCGGAGAAGGGGACCGGGCGGATGTTCGGCGTCGTCGCACTGCCGGAGGGCGAGGCGGCGGGCGGCATCGGCTACTGGGAGACGGAGCTGCGGGGGGAGCAGATCTACGAGACGGGGTGGAGCGTGCTGCCGGAGTACCAGGGCAGGGGCATCGCGGTCGCGGCGGGAGAGGCGGTCATCGCTTCCGCGGCGGCGGAACGCAAACACCGGTACCTGCACGCGTTCCCGAAGGTCACGAATCCCGCGTCGAACGCGATCTGCCGGAAGCTGGGCTTCGAGCTGCTGGAGGAGATGGACTTCGAGTACCCGAAGGGGCATCCGATCCGGTGCAACAACTGGCGGTTCGAACTCTTCCGGCCCTAG
- a CDS encoding D-2-hydroxyacid dehydrogenase family protein has protein sequence MKLRCAVLDDFQGVATTLADWTTVADAVEVTAFTEHFGTEDALAAAIGGFDIVVTLRERVAFPASLFARLPRLKLLVASGMRNTVIDYGAAAEHGVTVCGTGSASTPPVELTWALLLALARGIVPEANAMRDGGPWQSTVGADLYGRRLGLLGLGKIGGRVAAVGAAFGMEVVAWSQNLTEERAREVGAVRAASKEELLAAADFVSVHLALSDRTRGLLGAAELALMKPTAYLVNTSRAAIIDQDALADALREARIAGAGVDVFDIEPLPAAHPMRSLPRLLATPHLGYVSRDNYRTYYGEAVEDIRAFLAGAPVRRLG, from the coding sequence ATGAAACTGCGCTGCGCCGTACTGGACGACTTCCAGGGAGTCGCCACGACCCTGGCCGACTGGACGACGGTCGCCGACGCCGTGGAGGTCACGGCCTTCACGGAGCACTTCGGTACGGAGGACGCCCTCGCGGCGGCGATCGGGGGCTTCGACATCGTCGTGACCCTGCGCGAGCGCGTCGCCTTTCCCGCGTCGCTTTTCGCGCGCCTGCCCCGGCTGAAGCTGCTCGTCGCCTCGGGCATGCGGAACACGGTGATCGACTACGGCGCCGCCGCCGAGCACGGCGTGACCGTGTGCGGCACCGGGAGCGCCTCCACGCCGCCCGTAGAGCTGACCTGGGCCCTGCTGCTGGCGCTCGCGCGCGGCATCGTGCCGGAGGCGAACGCGATGCGCGACGGCGGCCCGTGGCAGAGCACGGTCGGGGCGGACCTGTACGGGCGGCGGCTCGGCCTGCTGGGGCTGGGGAAGATCGGCGGGCGGGTGGCCGCCGTCGGGGCGGCGTTCGGGATGGAGGTGGTGGCGTGGAGCCAGAACCTCACCGAGGAGCGGGCGCGGGAGGTGGGCGCGGTCCGGGCCGCCTCGAAGGAAGAGCTGCTGGCCGCCGCCGACTTCGTGTCCGTGCACCTCGCGCTCAGCGACCGTACGCGCGGGCTGCTGGGCGCCGCCGAGCTGGCACTGATGAAGCCGACGGCCTACCTGGTCAACACCTCGCGGGCCGCGATCATCGACCAGGACGCGCTGGCCGACGCCCTGCGCGAGGCCCGGATCGCCGGGGCGGGCGTCGATGTCTTCGACATCGAGCCGCTGCCCGCCGCGCACCCGATGCGCTCGCTCCCCCGGCTGCTGGCGACGCCGCACCTCGGCTACGTGTCACGCGACAACTACCGTACGTACTACGGCGAAGCCGTCGAGGACATCCGGGCGTTCCTGGCCGGGGCCCCGGTCCGCCGCCTCGGCTGA
- a CDS encoding phosphatase PAP2 family protein: MERSTNYRTSGINRRKFLTLGAAATALAAGPAWLLSPRALAAAATSTTSSAVLPFVDHYTTNVTANLTTDTNAAVEILSGFQKIWQTGTAWNTGTVLAPETLRANVRYSVKITTTRTDAEGRKAFVYDRQHQSYAAIEGLGPLSAVYKTGAKAVTGITSAPDTTPATTISDAVPADAPAGSALGAGSTTSDLGQVATLVNTLRGNYASGNPSKYAFQYPRPWRMTENSEVIDTGAVDSLGFPVYKSDVVVVPQLLRQRSTSPTDDGGFVSGHTNAFWLASLAYAYAVPERFQELVASAFALSHTRIVAGMHNSVDVIGGRILATALAAATLSDPANATLKAAARAQAAAYFQAATGTTADTLYAYAHSADRATDPYADREANAAAVAPRQTYVLPRKGSREAMTVPKGAEVLLETRLPYLSADQRREVLRTTALPAGYVLTDGPEQWGRLNLFAAADAYGSFDADVTATLDASAGGFSAADAWRNDIDGCGSLTKLGTGALTLTGHNEYTGGTTIAAGTLVAGSARALGTGDIAVKGGTLRVEDKLYARASYAQASGTVLDIAVSGHGDHVAPLSVDRNVVLAKGSVLAIRLTDGLKPGRALPVIDARRLQGQFASITVDADGYKAVPVYTSKGLSVRIVKG, translated from the coding sequence ATGGAACGCAGCACCAACTACCGGACGAGCGGCATCAACCGGCGGAAATTCCTCACCCTCGGCGCTGCCGCGACAGCCCTCGCGGCCGGTCCGGCCTGGCTGCTCAGCCCGCGCGCCCTCGCCGCCGCGGCGACCTCCACCACCAGCTCCGCCGTGCTCCCCTTCGTCGACCACTACACGACGAACGTCACGGCGAACCTGACCACCGACACCAACGCGGCAGTCGAGATCCTCTCCGGGTTCCAGAAGATCTGGCAGACCGGCACCGCCTGGAACACCGGCACCGTCCTCGCCCCGGAGACGCTGCGCGCCAACGTGCGCTACTCGGTCAAGATCACCACGACCCGCACCGACGCCGAGGGCCGCAAGGCCTTCGTCTACGACCGCCAGCACCAGAGTTACGCGGCCATCGAGGGCCTTGGCCCGCTCTCCGCCGTCTACAAGACCGGCGCCAAGGCCGTCACGGGCATCACCAGCGCCCCCGACACCACCCCCGCCACCACCATCAGCGACGCGGTCCCCGCCGACGCCCCGGCCGGCTCCGCCCTCGGCGCCGGATCCACCACCTCCGACCTGGGCCAGGTGGCGACCCTGGTCAACACCCTGCGCGGCAACTACGCCTCGGGCAACCCGAGCAAGTACGCCTTCCAGTACCCGCGCCCCTGGCGGATGACGGAGAACAGCGAGGTCATCGACACCGGCGCGGTGGACTCCCTCGGCTTCCCGGTCTACAAGTCCGACGTCGTGGTCGTCCCGCAGCTGCTCCGTCAGCGCTCCACCAGCCCCACCGACGACGGCGGTTTCGTCAGCGGCCACACCAACGCCTTCTGGCTGGCCTCCCTCGCCTACGCCTACGCCGTGCCCGAGCGCTTCCAGGAACTCGTCGCCAGCGCCTTCGCGCTGAGCCACACCCGCATCGTCGCCGGGATGCACAACAGCGTCGACGTCATCGGCGGCCGCATCCTCGCCACCGCGCTGGCCGCCGCCACCCTCTCCGACCCGGCCAACGCCACCCTCAAGGCCGCCGCCCGCGCCCAGGCCGCCGCGTACTTCCAGGCCGCCACCGGCACCACCGCCGACACCCTGTACGCGTACGCCCACTCGGCGGACCGCGCCACCGACCCGTACGCCGACCGCGAGGCCAACGCCGCCGCCGTCGCCCCGCGCCAGACCTACGTCCTGCCGCGCAAGGGCTCCCGCGAGGCCATGACCGTCCCCAAGGGCGCCGAGGTCCTCCTGGAGACCCGCCTCCCCTACCTCAGCGCCGACCAGCGCCGCGAGGTCCTGCGCACCACCGCACTGCCCGCCGGCTACGTCCTCACCGACGGCCCCGAACAGTGGGGACGCCTCAACCTCTTCGCCGCCGCCGACGCCTACGGCTCCTTCGACGCCGATGTCACCGCCACCCTCGACGCCTCCGCCGGCGGCTTCTCCGCCGCCGACGCCTGGCGCAACGACATCGACGGCTGCGGCTCCCTCACCAAGCTCGGCACCGGCGCCCTCACCCTCACCGGCCACAACGAGTACACCGGCGGCACCACGATCGCCGCCGGCACCCTGGTCGCCGGCTCCGCCCGCGCGCTGGGCACCGGCGACATCGCGGTCAAGGGCGGCACGCTGCGCGTAGAGGACAAGCTCTACGCCCGCGCCTCCTACGCCCAGGCCTCCGGCACCGTCCTCGACATAGCCGTCTCCGGCCACGGCGACCACGTCGCCCCGCTCTCCGTCGACCGCAACGTCGTCCTCGCCAAGGGCAGCGTCCTCGCCATCCGCCTCACCGACGGCCTCAAGCCCGGCCGCGCCCTCCCCGTGATCGACGCCCGCCGCCTCCAGGGCCAGTTCGCCTCGATCACGGTCGACGCCGACGGCTACAAGGCCGTGCCGGTGTACACCTCGAAGGGCCTGTCCGTACGGATCGTCAAGGGCTGA